AAACTCAGACTGCTAATGACAACATTATATTGAATTAAGAGGACAGAAAAAGTACACACTCGATGTTCCATTGGAACTTCTCACATGGATAGATCATAGATGAATGGTTGGAATTCATGCAAACTTTCtcccttttttctttatttttccatGATAGATCATAATCATGTAGAACATGTTCCCCGAAGATAAAATGAGCACTTGTGCtataaaatcaaagaaaataaaaaagcctGAAAAGTTTTGGttgatttttttctctttgccTTCTGAAAAATTTATATTACTTTCCTTGTCTTATCAGCAATTTAAGCCAGGTTGGAGCTCTCAATCCtgttcttattttcaggtttATAATTCGTGTGGAAGGGTctctctttaaaaaaaaaaaaccccaacAAATTTCAATGATTGTTATAAGCCTTAAAATAGAAGCAAGTATAATCCTTCCTTGCAAGCACAAAATCATTACGTGTTAAATCCTCTAAACTGGTATCCCGAATATCCCACCCATCTATTCCATTTATTTCCGTATGTATCATCATTATCATGCATGTCCAAATTCCTTGAAGCAGTGAATTAAAAATACCCCAGTAActtctcttcatcttctccacTCCAATATCTAACTTAAATTGCTTTACGATTAGGGTTAGGATTAGGATGAGAATTAGGATTATGTTTATGATTAGGAGCCACATTTCCGTCTATTTATCACTAAAACTTGAACAAAGATAGGTTGACTTGTTGCATTATTGGTCAATAATAATATCTCTCTCGTGGGGCTGGACCCCTTGATTTGATTATACCTTCTCGTACCTTCTCCTCTAAACTTTAAAGCTCTCACATTCCGCAGTTTCAAAAGCAGGTAACTTTTCTATCTAATCAGAATCCCTCTACCTCTGGTTTAACTCCAGCTACTCCCTTCTCTCAAATCTGAATTACTCAAACCTTCATATTTTTCTGTATCTTCCTGTAGTTGGTTTTAGCTTCCATGGAGACCCCAATTCTTTTTACCCCAACACTTCCCACATTCTTCACCATGTTCTTGCTCATCTATCTCTTGGCAAGATTCATGCTTTTCCGAAACTGGGGTCCCAAACATAGGCCGGAAGCTTCGAGCTGCGTAATCTCTCTGGCTCATAGCACTCCTGTAGTTTTCATGGCGATCCATGCACTAATTCACAGCCAGGGAACTTCCATTTTCGCCTCCATGAACACAGCTTTCGAAGACACTGTTCTTGAATACAGCATCGCTTATTTCTTGGTTGACCTTCTTCACTACTTGATCTTCTACCCTACTCAAGTCCTCTTCATTCTTCACCACCTCGCCACACTCTACGTGTTTACGACTTGCCGCTATGTGGTTCATCATGGGGCTGATGCCATCATTGTGCTTCTCTTCCTCGCCGAGATCACCAGCGGTTGCCAGAACGTTTGGACGCTCGCGAGTTTTCAAAGAGCTAATTCGGCCTCTGCTGCGAAACTGTATGACTTCTTGTCCCCTCGGTTTTATGCTTTTTACAGTGTTTTTAGAGGGGTTCTGGGGCCTCTGTTTATGTTTAAGATGGGATTGTTCTATGTGAGTGGGGCGGCCGGAGACGAAGTTCCGACATGGGCGTGGGCGTCTTGGATGGTTGTGATTGTTACAGCTATCTGTGTTAGCATATTGTGGGTGTTGGATCATTGGAAAGATTGGTACAGAGATAGAgttgagaagaaagagaagtagCGTAGCATCTGGGGTTTTTTTCGCTTTTGTTCATATCGAAATAGATGAGATCATGTATTGTTTGCAATGTAGATTTAGATTATGGTCTTTCTGGAGAAGGTTCCGAATTGACC
This is a stretch of genomic DNA from Argentina anserina chromosome 4, drPotAnse1.1, whole genome shotgun sequence. It encodes these proteins:
- the LOC126791534 gene encoding TLC domain-containing protein At5g14285-like: METPILFTPTLPTFFTMFLLIYLLARFMLFRNWGPKHRPEASSCVISLAHSTPVVFMAIHALIHSQGTSIFASMNTAFEDTVLEYSIAYFLVDLLHYLIFYPTQVLFILHHLATLYVFTTCRYVVHHGADAIIVLLFLAEITSGCQNVWTLASFQRANSASAAKLYDFLSPRFYAFYSVFRGVLGPLFMFKMGLFYVSGAAGDEVPTWAWASWMVVIVTAICVSILWVLDHWKDWYRDRVEKKEK